From a single Porites lutea chromosome 10, jaPorLute2.1, whole genome shotgun sequence genomic region:
- the LOC140950570 gene encoding uncharacterized protein has product MAEFVESISSPAKLWERYDPDWVPTQNLGHKKCDSGEKLQNLEAAAKRDERARDRELKRRVAVEREIEKQLREEIKRKKQKLNESGERVMDISFDLESVMNVEPESGETGTATQTEEFEYLFRTSASRPPFDETYFANDDEKVRFYTGLPAYDMLKTVYQNVSPFVIRKSPTLSKFQECVLTLMKLKLNMPMQDLAYRFGISLPTVSRIFLAWMVVLDVRLAPLIKWPDREDLWRTMPQCFQFSFGNKTTVIIDCFEVFIARPSNLMARAQTYSNYKSHNTVKILVGITPQGSISFVSNAWGGRTSDKYLTDNCGILKKLLPGDLVMADRGFTIQESLMLHKAELAIPAFTKGKDQLDPVDVEQTRGIANVRIHVERVIGLLRRKYTILSGILPIDFLQCDPTGSQEAKIPMIDRIITVCAALSNLYNGIVPLD; this is encoded by the coding sequence ATGGCCGAGTTTGTGGAAAGCATTTCATCTCCGGCCAAGCTGTGGGAAAGATACGATCCTGATTGGGTTCCGACCCAAAATTTAGGTCACAAGAAATGTGATTCTGGTGAAAAGCTTCAAAATCTTGAAGCTGCCGCGAAGCGAGACGAGAGGGCTAGAGATCGTGAGCTGAAACGACGTGTTGCGGTAGAGCGTGAAATTGAAAAGCAGCTTCGAGAAGAAATTAagcgcaaaaaacaaaaacttaatgAGTCAGGAGAAAGAGTTATGGATATCTCCTTCGATCTGGAATCAGTGATGAACGTAGAGCCTGAGAGTGGTGAGACTGGGACAGCGACTCAAACGGAGGAGTTTGAATATTTATTTCGCACCTCTGCCTCGAGACCGCCATTCGATGAAACGTATTTCGCTAATGACGACGAGAAGGTACGTTTTTACACCGGATTGCCTGCCTATGATATGTTAAAAACAGTGTACCAGAATGTTTCGCCATTTGTTATAAGGAAGTCTCCAACGTTATCCAAATTTCAAGAATGTGTTCTCACGCTAATGAAACTTAAGCTGAACATGCCTATGCAGGACCTTGCATACCGCTTTGGAATATCGCTACCAACTGTGTCAAGAATATTTTTAGCCTGGATGGTGGTTCTTGATGTTCGATTAGCGCCTTTAATAAAGTGGCCAGATCGTGAGGATTTATGGAGAACTATGCCTCAATGCTTCCAGTTTTCCTTTGGGAACAAAACTACAGTCATCATCGACTGCTTTGAAGTGTTTATTGCGAGACCTTCAAATCTCATGGCCCGAGCACAAACTTATTCAAACTATAAGAGTCATAACACTGTCAAAATTTTGGTTGGAATAACTCCACAAGGAAGTATTTCATTTGTCTCCAACGCTTGGGGTGGGAGGACTTCTGATAAGTATTTAACAGACAATTGTGGCATTCTCAAAAAGCTATTACCAGGAGATCTAGTGATGGCTGACCGGGGGTTTACTATCCAGGAAAGCCTAATGCTCCACAAAGCTGAACTTGCTATTCCAGCATTTACTAAAGGCAAAGACCAGCTGGATCCAGTTGATGTCGAGCAAACCCGTGGCATTGCAAATGTTCGTATACATGTTGAAAGAGTCATTGGGCTGCTAAGGAGAAAATACACAATTCTTTCAGGAATTTTACCAATTGATTTCTTGCAATGTGACCCTACTGGTTCCCAAGAGGCTAAAATTCCTATGATTGACAGAATTATTACAGTGTGTGCTGCTTTGTCAAACCTTTACAATGGTATTGTACCCTTGGATTAA